Proteins from one Vibrio coralliirubri genomic window:
- the sigZ gene encoding RNA polymerase sigma factor SigZ — MNSATNAPLNEAPLNKAPLKLEQVWAEYQQALKSFLHSKVNNSADVDDLLQDILIKTYQNLDKVQDASSVKAWLFQLANNTIIDFYRKHARQQRDSQIDAEDLWFTDLDHDSEFKQKLSLCIEPFIQALPEQSSSLLLAVDIKGQSQKEIAEAQNVSYSTVKSRVQKSRGDLKNLFEECCNLSLDQQGNVIDCELKPNASCGKC; from the coding sequence ATGAACAGTGCAACTAATGCACCTTTGAACGAGGCACCTTTGAATAAGGCACCTTTGAAGCTCGAGCAAGTCTGGGCCGAGTATCAGCAAGCATTAAAGTCATTCCTGCATTCAAAGGTCAACAATTCTGCGGATGTAGACGACTTGCTCCAAGATATCTTGATTAAGACCTATCAGAACTTAGACAAGGTACAAGATGCGAGCAGTGTTAAGGCTTGGCTGTTCCAGTTAGCCAACAACACCATTATCGACTTCTACCGTAAGCATGCACGCCAACAACGTGATAGCCAAATTGATGCTGAAGATCTGTGGTTTACCGATTTAGACCACGACTCTGAATTTAAGCAGAAGCTTTCATTGTGTATTGAACCTTTTATTCAGGCATTGCCAGAACAAAGTTCATCGCTACTACTTGCGGTCGACATTAAAGGTCAAAGCCAGAAAGAGATCGCAGAAGCGCAGAATGTCAGCTACTCAACGGTTAAATCCCGTGTGCAAAAAAGCCGTGGTGATCTTAAGAACCTGTTTGAAGAGTGTTGTAACTTGTCCCTTGATCAACAAGGCAATGTGATTGATTGCGAGCTTAAGCCGAACGCCAGCTGCGGCAAGTGTTAA
- a CDS encoding IS3 family transposase: MALTLKGKYPLKHLLHTLQLAKSVFYYQAQTSKRQNSYERELRLIKSIYHEHKGRYGYRRIHLELKNQGFVLNHKTVQRLMAQLNLKSTVRIKKYRSYRGESGKAAPNVLERDFSATQPDEKWVTDVTEFKVKEQKVYLSPVVDLFTQEVVAYRVAKNACLPLVTDMLTEAISTLKPNSKPIIHSDQGWQYRHRQYQKKVAESGLTQSMSRKGNCLDNAVAENFFALLKTEMYHNQSFEDADALIEQIKEYIEYYNTKRIKVKLKGLTPIEYRTQALKAA; encoded by the coding sequence ATAGCTCTAACTCTTAAAGGCAAGTACCCATTAAAGCACTTACTGCACACTCTACAGTTGGCAAAAAGTGTCTTTTATTATCAGGCTCAAACGAGCAAGCGCCAAAATAGCTACGAACGTGAGCTGCGGTTGATAAAGTCAATTTATCATGAACATAAGGGGCGATACGGCTACCGCCGTATTCACTTGGAACTAAAGAATCAGGGGTTCGTGCTTAATCACAAAACGGTTCAAAGGCTTATGGCTCAGCTCAACCTTAAATCGACGGTCAGGATTAAAAAGTATCGTTCATACCGAGGAGAGTCAGGAAAAGCTGCTCCCAACGTTCTTGAAAGAGATTTTAGTGCGACTCAACCCGATGAAAAGTGGGTAACTGATGTCACGGAGTTCAAAGTCAAAGAGCAGAAAGTATACTTATCTCCCGTTGTCGACTTGTTTACTCAGGAGGTGGTTGCTTATAGAGTGGCCAAAAATGCCTGCTTGCCGCTTGTCACAGATATGCTGACGGAAGCTATATCAACGCTTAAACCCAACTCAAAGCCAATTATACATAGCGATCAAGGTTGGCAATATCGCCATCGACAGTATCAGAAAAAGGTAGCGGAGAGTGGGTTAACGCAAAGCATGTCGAGAAAAGGTAACTGCTTGGATAATGCTGTTGCTGAAAACTTTTTTGCTTTACTCAAAACCGAGATGTATCACAACCAAAGCTTTGAAGATGCAGATGCTCTGATAGAGCAGATTAAAGAATACATCGAGTACTACAATACCAAACGTATAAAAGTGAAACTAAAAGGCCTGACTCCGATAGAATATCGAACTCAGGCCTTGAAAGCCGCTTAA
- a CDS encoding helix-turn-helix domain-containing protein, which yields MSKYSRELKCIIAKQYLDGTSSLYLAKQYSISSRQIRYWAQVFAIHGTDSFLPTNHAATAQTKRKALNLMWTNEWSLTHTSAVLNLSSPGILSVWLKRFNELGIKGLEMRQKGRPSMKQQPQRTTKPDNEMTLEELKEELVYLRTENAVLKKLEELEQKKNRRTKKKRS from the coding sequence ATGTCCAAATATAGCCGAGAGCTAAAATGTATCATTGCTAAGCAATACTTAGATGGCACGTCATCTCTCTACTTAGCAAAACAATATTCAATTTCTTCAAGGCAGATACGGTATTGGGCTCAAGTCTTTGCCATCCATGGTACTGATTCATTTTTACCAACTAATCATGCCGCGACTGCTCAAACAAAACGAAAAGCATTGAATTTAATGTGGACGAATGAATGGTCTCTCACGCACACTAGCGCTGTATTAAACCTCTCATCCCCTGGAATACTCTCTGTCTGGCTTAAACGATTTAATGAGCTCGGTATCAAGGGGCTCGAAATGCGCCAGAAAGGAAGACCCTCAATGAAACAGCAACCTCAACGTACCACTAAGCCTGATAATGAAATGACACTTGAGGAGCTAAAAGAGGAGTTGGTCTACTTACGAACCGAGAATGCCGTTCTAAAAAAGTTGGAAGAGTTGGAGCAGAAAAAAAACCGTCGAACAAAGAAAAAGCGGTCATAG
- a CDS encoding YitT family protein, protein MDKDHNLRENLLALILGSALVSLGVIFFNQVGLLTGGTAGLAIFITKVTDLSFGQVFFALNLPFYILSVARMGWRFTINTFIAVSIVSFAVDHLYHVIQIAEIHALYAALLGGGLIGTGMLVIFRHKMSLGGFNILALFLQERFGIRAGKVQMALDCTIVVLSLFIVDVSLVLLSVLGAIVTNLILAMNHKPGRYQPVVKAEAA, encoded by the coding sequence ATGGATAAAGATCATAACCTTCGCGAAAACTTACTGGCACTGATCTTAGGTAGCGCACTGGTTTCACTCGGCGTTATCTTTTTCAACCAAGTCGGTTTGCTCACCGGAGGCACGGCTGGTCTAGCGATCTTCATTACCAAAGTAACAGATTTGAGCTTTGGCCAAGTATTCTTCGCACTTAACTTACCTTTCTATATTTTGTCGGTTGCTCGTATGGGCTGGCGCTTCACCATAAATACGTTTATCGCTGTTTCGATTGTTTCGTTCGCTGTGGATCACTTGTATCACGTGATTCAAATTGCCGAAATTCATGCATTGTATGCAGCTTTACTTGGTGGTGGCTTGATTGGTACCGGCATGTTGGTGATTTTCCGTCACAAGATGAGCTTAGGTGGCTTCAACATTCTGGCGTTGTTCTTACAAGAACGTTTTGGAATTCGAGCGGGTAAGGTTCAGATGGCATTAGACTGCACGATTGTTGTGCTTTCTCTGTTCATTGTTGATGTGTCATTGGTTCTTCTGTCTGTGCTTGGTGCGATAGTCACCAACTTGATTCTAGCAATGAATCATAAACCGGGGCGCTATCAACCTGTGGTAAAAGCCGAAGCAGCATAG